One window of Cystobacter fuscus DSM 2262 genomic DNA carries:
- a CDS encoding chemotaxis protein CheB — protein MNGTDILSSSGLRPEAFRGRVSAVVLGVSAGGVEALSFLLPLLPRTFRPALLIVLHIPPERPSLLVDIFAPRCALPVREAQDKEPVKPGTVYFAPPDYHLMVDTGPTLSLSVDEPVHYSRPSIDVLFESAAYIYGARLAAIILTGANEDGARGLAAVRAAGGVTLVQSPETAHMPVMPAAALAQGPADFVLPLAQLAQVLGELGAASKA, from the coding sequence GTGAACGGCACGGACATCCTCAGCTCCAGCGGACTCAGACCCGAGGCGTTCCGGGGCCGCGTCTCCGCCGTCGTGCTGGGCGTGTCCGCGGGAGGCGTGGAAGCGCTGTCCTTCCTCCTGCCCCTCTTGCCGCGCACCTTCCGTCCCGCCCTGTTGATCGTCCTGCACATTCCGCCCGAGCGGCCCAGCCTGCTCGTGGACATCTTCGCGCCCCGGTGTGCCCTGCCAGTGAGGGAGGCCCAGGACAAGGAGCCGGTGAAGCCCGGGACGGTCTACTTCGCTCCCCCGGACTACCACCTGATGGTGGACACGGGGCCCACCCTGTCGCTCTCGGTGGACGAGCCCGTCCACTACTCGCGCCCCTCCATCGACGTGCTGTTCGAATCGGCGGCGTACATCTACGGCGCCCGGCTCGCGGCCATCATCCTCACCGGCGCCAACGAGGATGGGGCGCGAGGCCTCGCGGCGGTGCGCGCGGCGGGGGGCGTCACGCTGGTGCAGTCGCCCGAGACCGCGCACATGCCGGTCATGCCCGCCGCGGCGCTCGCCCAGGGGCCCGCGGACTTCGTGCTGCCCCTCGCGCAGCTCGCCCAGGTGCTCGGCGAGCTGGGCGCGGCTTCAAAAGCCTGA